The Hippocampus zosterae strain Florida chromosome 11, ASM2543408v3, whole genome shotgun sequence genome includes the window TGCCTTTCTCCAAGGCACAccgagggggagaaaaaatagaaaaaaaaaatctctgactGTCGGGTGAATATTCCTCTTTGCAAAATCTGTCTCTTTATTATCGTTCTTTTGTACTACTTTTTGTATGGCGCCGCTAACCTCTCATGTAcggtagctgaaaaaaaaaagtgtcacactAGTGCttctcttctgttttttttcttcactcctTATTTTGCTCCCTTTTTCCTTTCAAGAagtctttttccccccatcgCCTTGACACATGGCTGCTTACACATTGTGGCTTTACttggtgtgttttatttattttattttttttttgagaaagaCAACCTCATCAAGTTCACCTCGATCCGAGACATTGGACAGCTGAGTTAGttaaagatggggaaaaaaatcaaatgaaaggtGCACCCTGTCGAATTCACACTGGAATGCTGGAAGTGGTTTCGCGGCTCGGGTGGCGCCAAACGGGCCGCCGCGGCCACCACGACGACCACATTAGGGCGCTCGGAAGACAATGATGAGGGCAGATGTCGTATAattacgtttgttttttttttccactgcggAGAACATGCGAATATCGGATGTCGAAGCGAGAGCGAGATGCAATTCCTTCCGTTGTTATCCCAATGTGGGAAAGATGTGGACGCCGTCAAcgaaagatggggggggggggcacctctcGCCTTCCAAGCTTTTCGGCTACCGCCACGGAGTTGTTTTTATGCATCCTTGTGGCGCTTGTCGAGTCATGCGAGACCGCGCAGAAATTCCACACGCATTTCCTGAAGAAGTGGTTGATGGCTGACCATGTGGACTCGCAAAACGCATTTGGTGAGGCCAGCTTGCGGCAAATGTCATGCGGTCATCACCGAGCGAGGTCACTAAAAAAACTGACCACTAGATGTCAGCACTCATCCTTCACACTGTGTTGGTATAATTCTAAATGTgattggttttggaatgtgcaaTGAATCACCAATCTAAAATGGTGGTAAGCTTAGCCGTGAAGCATAAATGTTGCTTATTTGTGAGTCTTCTTCGCCCGAGGCCCCCAACCACTGAAAAGGCAGCTCCCGTGTTCATTCTTCTTTTGTCACATCGTCCATCCACTGCCTCCTTTTTTTACCTTGCTTAGGTGGATATTCCGCAATAATTTCAGCAAAGCTCCTAAAGCGTGAGGCTGCAGggggtcccccccacccccacccagtgCATAGCAAATGATTGACACCCTATTAGTGCTACCTTGTGTCTTTGGTTGATTTAAATTTTTCACagataattttactttgataaTACGGACAATTTGAACAATTAACAAACATCGATCCATTTTTGAACCTTCATCTCCCCGTTTGTCAGTAATtcgtaaccgctgtgcctgatGGGGAAGCGATGCAGTTTcgcttttatttcactttttatttcatttcatgacaAATGATGTATCATTGTCCGTCTATCGATGCCATTGACAGGCAGAATAATTAAATGGctcgtccactagatggcagaacgTACAATTAAACCTGCCTAGTCACCTGGAAACACTTGGAAAAATCCGATTTGGGCTTGACCGGCGCattttcaacagtttttttttgtgctcagccttgtcccagctgcacctgtaaGGCCACAATGTGAACACAAGCACGAGCCACCATGTGCCTGAACGCGTTCCGAAATTGCACTTGGGGGAAAAACACTTTGCCGACGTCGAAGGCCCTGCTGTCGTTTGACAACAGGGGGCTTCAACTCCtgatttttattcaagtgcatTGCCGGTCATTTGGATGTGATGGCCCGATAGTGAtgccatttttgtctttttatagGACTTGCAGTTGGAGTACGGTCACGAGTCGCCCTGTCTGCTCGGAGGAAACAAGTAAGTCCTCCTGGTTTTGTGGCTTTCGTTGCCTTTGTGCCTCATTGTTCCCTCTTAGCATTCCTACTTGTATCGTCTTGGGATTGATTTCATTTGCAACTCCAGGGCACTTTGTATACATATTTGCTGTATCACAATAGGACGGAAGACCGTCACGCAGTCTCGCCAAAGCGAAGCGGGATTGAATTACTTCAAATGTTTACTTTCCCGCTCCTAATAACTCCCTCGCGACGTGTTCCTCCCCATACAGGAGTCTTCTGAAATCGGTGGAGGAGGAGCTGCAGCAGAGGTGAGTCTGATCTCCTCCTCCACTCCCGCCCGCGTCTTGACTTGGCACCTTTtcgatcttttatttatttttgttgttgttgctgtcagCCTATCATCGTTAACCAGCCATTAATCGGGTCTGATCACGCGCCATTAACAACTCCTCGCTGTTCACGGCCTGTCAGCGTTTTGCACTCTGCTGGGTTTCGGCTTGGCTCTTTTACTGTCGCCCCGAGTTGAAAGGTTGCGCTTATTCACCGCTTTCCCGCAGAGCATGGCTTCCCACACACCGATACTCACACTCCACATATGCGCACGTTTGTCGTTGTTAATTCAAAGAGTGCAGCGGGCGTCTTAAGCGACGACACTGGCAAATCTGCGGGGATTCTTCTTGCCTTGTTTTTTCCCAAACGGCAATCTGTCGCTATATGTGCATTCTTGATTCTGTCAGTCATCACAAGTTGCACCTATCGTGTTAATAATTTGGGGATTTCAGCCCTTAAATGCAAGATGGAAAGAATTCAAGTTGGTCTATGAGGAatggaactcttttttttttttttgagtcacaATACTTCAGGAAATTAGGCTCTTTCATTGTTGAGTTTATAAGAAGTTGTTTGAAGGGTTGGCGGTTTGTGGTCAAAGCTTCACACggctctaaccccccccccaccccccaccctttgacctctcttcctcatcttccacttcctcctcttcccgTTGTCCTCTCCGACCACCTTTTGCTTGCGTCCTTTCTCCCTTCATCTTTCCCACCTGGAATCCCCGAAATCTCCCCTCCCCTTCCTATCTCCACCTCCGCTCCCAGGGGCCATGTGGCACACTTAggggatgatgaggatgaggaggatgatggTGCAGATGATGATGAAACTCACACTCAGTAAGTTCCCCAGTCAGAGAATGGGAAGCCTCTCCGTCCTCGTTTCCCTCCCTTGCCCGCATCAAAACGAAGGATGAGGAGCGgagggaggaggaaggaaggcttCCTGTTTGGCGCGACTGTTTCATCTGCGCATCTTGATGCAGCACACCGCACCATCACGCAACCTATgccacccgtgtgtgtgtgtgtgtgtgtgtgtgtgcgcgcgcgcatctTGGCAGCTTTTCATCTTTCCATAGAATGCCCTAACCCTAAAACTCACCCGGAAGCCATTATTTTTGCATGTTTCTGccgctatttattttttccaaatcttAGCAACCCTAACAGGATGCTCCTATAACACACTCAAGATGAGCGCGAATGGTGAATGGGTTCCAGTTTTTAGGGTCAGAGTGCAGCTTTGGTGTCAAAGTGATCTTTTTTCGCCTTTTGTACCCACTGCCATCTCTCTGTGcttcctcgtgtgtgtgtgtgcatacatgcCAATACTGCTCGCAGCATCTTTATCAGCTATTCGTTGACATGCGTTCTCATGCCTTCCTTTGCAAAAGCCATGGCGGAAAGGCTTTTGTTGTTCTGTGCTTTCCTTGatgcgcccccctccccccatccccaaaaGCTGGATAATCACCAATTCATGGGCAGAAACTCGTGCTTATTTCTGCGTCGTCGTCATTATCCAGCCGCTGTCCATCTCATTTACGTGTTCGTATCAGTCGTGTCGCTTTCATTCACGAGCCAGTAAATGTGTACTCTTATGAAGTAGAATGGAGTTCAAACTCTTCTTGCTGATGTTGTCATAACCGCATTTCCAAATTGACTTGCTAGCACCTCCCCGTGTAGAAGAGTTTCGAGAAAAATGCCAGCCCACATAAAGGGGAGGATAGCAAAGccttgtttgtattttcacttATGAAGGCAGCGCTTGGCCAGGCTGCTAAATTTGTGCTTGATCAATTTGTCAGCTTCTCCGTGCATGTGGCGCATGCATGAAATACAAATGGCCTCCAAACCCCGCGGCGACAACTCGGACAAACATTTAACAAGCTATAACCGCTCGCGCGGTTAGCCGATGCTAATCTGTGCTAACATTGCAGCTCTGCTAACCATTTGGCTTTCACTTGATATTGCTTTTGTTTCGTCTCCTGGAAAATGGCAGAACTCTGCCCAGGCTAGCTGCCAAGTCATGGGCAGACAATCGTAGTGAACTTGACAGTGTTGTGTAAATTGTGACATCATAGTCGAGTGAAATTCGGAGTTGCTTGCTCATGGAAGCATTTTCAGaacattagcattagccaaactgtggcgtttttttgttttgttttgttttacttcgGCACCTCTCGAAATAAGCAGCTAACCAACTTAcacggttgtttaatttcacacttcatGTGTGGCCATGAACTACAGAGAACTAATtatttgcaatttaaaaattgactttgcaataatatgtcccctttaatTGATTTTTACATGCAAAACAATAGTTGTAGTAACGTTAACTTCAAATGTGATGCACTGTCCTGTGGTGCAAAGTCAGTGTCACTCTCTCTTCACCTTTTCTCATCGTATAGTAAGATGAACACTATCCTGAGACCAAAGGTCCCGCCCCCGCTTCCGCCCAAGGtaggtgtagaaaaaaaaaaacgttttttccttCAGTGGAACAGTTAATTCTAACAATAGAGGGGCAAagtgtgaggggaaaaaaaattctcagccCCTTTTTGATTCCGCTTCCCTAGCCCAAGTCCATCAGCTCGCCGCAGCCCAAACAGGACGACAGCCAATCGCACAGCGAGGacgacagcggcggcggcgggaccATCAAGCGCTGTCCAGCCCCGCAGACGGCCAGCCCCGCCAAACCCGCCTCCAACGTGCCCCCGCGGCCGCCGCCCCCGAGGCTGCCGCCGCACCGCCGGAGCAGCCTAGGTAACGAGACCGCGAGCGAGCGCTCGGACGCAGACACCTGCGCCCCGGAGGACGATGGGAGCTTTAGGCATTTCTGGGAGTGGCTCCACACGCCTCACAcagaggaggagctggaggaggcgTGGGAGGTGCTGAAGGAGGTGAAAGAGGAGCAGGAAAAAGAGAATGAGGATGAGAGTAAGAGCCCGTAGTTTGATCGAATCCTTttgccccacccccctccagttGTCCTCTCCGACTGATTTATCTGTCCCATCAGTCTATTAATAGCAGTCTTTTTAATGTCCCCTGGACTGTGTTCGGAATCGCTCCCGATCCGCTACGCTGCGCCATACGAAATGAGTTTGCCATCTTGCCGTGCTGTCCGAATGCGTAGCGAGTAGGAATGAAAGCAAAAGACGAAAATATACCCACTAATTCGATTCCCCGGCATCGTGGTTTGCATGGCGATTCCACCAGCTCGGATGCTGGTCAGGCCGCTTAGAGCGCATCTTGTCTGACGCAAAAAGTGCATTCTACTTTTTGTTCTCTTGACATAATTGGAGAAGTTTGTCAGTCACTTACTGAACTTTTGTAGTTATCCTAAAAGTGTATTGCATATTATAAATTCAGATCTTCTGTCCATCATATAAGATAATCAATAAGGGATCCGATGAGTAAGTGGCAGCAAAAATGGAATCGGGATtgcaaatgtttcttttctCAAGTCCCATCTCTCGTGGGGAGTGCAAATTATCACCTGCTTAAGCGCCGTCggcgtatccccccccccccccccccccgcaaatgaTAAAAGTCGCGAACAAGGTATGGTCGCTTTAAAATCAATGTCTCCCCGTCGCGTGTGTTGTGCTGATACAGAAAAAGCAACCGTCACATGCAGTTGGAAATGAAAAGTGcgtttttttgtgtaaatgGTGTACAATGCGCTCATCTCAAAACAGTAATGActgaattaaatttaaaaaaaaacattaaatatagtGATGAGGGAATGATTCCGAACACGGCCCGTGTGTCTGTAGTTCTTTTTACCCATCAGCTTTTCGCTCTGCCCCGACACTAATGACTCTACACCTGATTGGTTGCTGCCACACATTTAACAGCGGCCGGCGGGCCTTCCCAATGAGGATGAAGGAAGAGGAGAGAACTTTTACTCGGAAAATAAGAGTCAAGATGACGTTTCACACGGCTGCATTTATCGTGCGAGCCTGCTCCcctcttccctccctccccaccaTTCCTCCACCCGCCTTGTAGTCAGTTTTCGCTCTCTATGTCGTCAGTCCCGTGAGTCCAACGATGCACGATCTCCTTCAAGCTTCGCCCCAGACTGacgcttttttttgtgctgcaggGAACGGCCTGAGCGCCTCACACAATGGTGAGCGCAACAGTCCTGCAGACAGACAACAGTCCacgatgccccctagtgtcccCATACGGAAGGACAAGAAGGATGTTCCGGTAATTTGTTCATCATGAGTCTCAGTAAATGATTTAAGAGCAGAAAGAAAGTcacctcataaaaaaaaaacaaatgtgttatcgtcatatttcttttaaaaaaattacattttccactttgtgtgtttgcgtgtcaaTCGATGTCAGATGCCAAGTAGCAACGGGCTCCCACCTACACCCAAAGTCCATGTAAGTGTTTCCGCGAACTTGCAGGTGTTAAGAATTGATCTCTGAGATTATTCGTCGTTTTCAATCACACCTCCTGCGCCGACGTTTGCAGATGGGTGCGTGTTTCTCCAAGGTGTTCAATGGCTGCCCTCTCAAGATTCACTGTGCCACCTCCTGGATCAACCCCGACACCAGAGGTACCAAATATAAAGGAGGGATATTTTGAATAAAGTTAATCGATGGTCTTATGACAATATTAAGGCAAAAACTAAATCGGaatataaaagaagaaaaaaaaggaatgaatcaTACAATTCGCACAAATTAATCAAAAGACGTGGGAGGAAGTAAAAACAAGATCCTACCTCAGTCTTGATAGTACATAAAGACAATACAAAATGTtcattgcagctctgcttacctttttgaCTTCGACACGATAGTCCCTCTGACAGCGTCGTCCGGCTGTAGCTTGAAAGTGGCGTATCTTCCCCCAGGCTAGCCGCCGGCTCATGTTGCGTTTGTCCAGCTGCcgagcttgttgttgttgtgtgttgtttcAGATCAATATTTGATATTTGGCGCCGAAGAGGGAATTTACACACTGAACCTGAATGAGCTGCATGAGACCACAATGGAACAGGTGAGTCATGCGCTTCCTTATTAGTATGCGGTAGATACTCTGGGTGGAGCCACAAATTGTACGGCATtttgtaacaacaacaacatgcctTGCCCCCTTGTGTCTGCGTAGCTTTTCCCTCGCCGCTGCACGTGGTTGTACGTCATGAACAATAATCTTCTCTCAGTATCCGGTAAGTCATTTCACAATTTGTCACAAGGCAATTAGTGACAGTGACATTTCCCACAAACAaacgattaactcattcagtactagccaattctggaccaagtctgaaaagacgtttaaaaatgtctttgggagtgaatgagttaaagggtgCTTCATTTGTGCCTTTACGTGTCTAGGAAAAGCCTCCCAGCTGTACTCTCACGGCCTGCCGGGACTCTTCGACCAGGCCAGGCAGCTGCAGAAGTTACCCGTAGCCATTCCCACACACAAGCTGCCTGATAAGATGATACCCAGGTAAAGGCTCCAAATAGCACCAATTGTACAATCcaaattttaaatatttgctCCCTGTTTGAATGAATGGAAACTCAAGTCAATCCCTTGATGGTTGAATTGTCATTCTTTCAAAAATATAACATTGCACAGCTGCTGGTTTCAATAATGCGTATAAAATAGTTTGTATGTTGTCATGTCCATGCTACAAATACTCATCATGATCCCAGCAGGGGGAAATCGGAATATAATATATTCATATCATAAATTCCTCTTATTAATAGCAAAAGAGTTCAATCGTTTCATGATCGTCATCGCTGAATTTGCGCAGAAGTTTCAAGGTAGCCAATGAAAAGGGCTCTCAGGTTTTGATAAAATACGGAACTGTACCTGACATTACATAAGCTCACATaattgtcacgttgcgtggtggaccccaaaaagcaggcaggagcagggtgtacttgaagaagtgtattgataaaacacagagaaaacaatATCCAAAAACAATCATAGTCCAAATTAGCAAACAACAATagcaactgaagctaaaacagagtCGTGACCAAAACACgaccgaaacaaacctgacagcagcaaaggaacagcaaacaaacgaacatgacGGTAGCAAacggcaacaatgacccgacaatgagcggtcgggctgggagtccctTTAAAGCAcgaattacctaatgaccaacaggtgtgcagctgcaggtggagccctacagtgccacctgttggtcccaaaccgaatcatgacaataataatgataataactcGAGTTATCTTGCCAGCAGAAAGTGTGCCAGCCTTCTGGTAGGAAAACAAACGGTATTATTCCAAAGTGAcacaaaatgatattttcacatAATTGGCCAAGAGTTCAATATTTAGGGTTTCGTCTCATTTCTGGACAGGTTTTAGATTTTtgtcagacgtttttttttgtccctccgTGAAATTGGAGGCGTGATTCCGAACCGTATAACTGCTCTCGAGTACGTCACCTAAGAGTTGAACGaaccttgttttgtttgtttgttggcggGTTGCTAATTTTGGATAAACCTCTTGACGTCACTAAATAATTACCAACGCAATTAAAGAAATACTGTAGTCACTTTTTAAGTTGcactattgtattttttttcttgaacaggAAGTTTGCCGTTTCCACGAAAATTCCGGACACTAAAGGGTGCCAAAAATGTTGCGTGGGTGAGTATTTTTATCACCCACAAATAGGTAGCATGAATGATTCAAATTGCATCGTGGCGTGAAAGGCAATTCATATTTTCAAAGTGTGCGGTGTTGTGATATGCTGTAAGATGATGTCATCGCAGTGAACCTCGTGTCTCCATTATTGCTGTTTGGGTGCGCAGTGCGCAACCCGTATACAGGCCACAAGTACCTCTGTGGGGCCTTCCAGTCCCACGTCATGCTGCTGGAGTGGGTGGAGTCCATGCAGAAGTTCATGCTCATCAAGGTCACAATGACATTTTCCGTGTTTTGAATCACCGTCGGCTGCTCTGTGAattcaaactcatctttttttggggacgGGGGTGCGAAACAGACCATCGACTTCCCTCTGCCGTGCCCACTGGAAGTCTTTGAGATGTTGGTGGTCCCAGAGCAGACTTACCCGCTCATCTGCGTGGCCGTGAGTAAAGGGAGCGAGCTCAACCAAGTGGTCCGCTTCGGCACGgtcaaccccaaccccaacgcTACCTCCTCCTGGTTCACAGAGACTGGTGAGAACGCACCCCTCTCGCATGCGTCAATTGCAATGAGCCTGCAGTTAGTCCCGCGGAAATGCCACAATGACGCCAATGCCCTGAAGCACTCCACTCGACAAGTTTCAAGAAAGAATGGTTAGCCAATCTTAACAGATGGATTTATACGACAGCGGTGCACAATCCttgtgccgtttttttttccccctgaattGAATGAGTGTGTAGCAACCACCATATGGCCGGACAGTTGAATAGCCAGAAGCCAACCAATGTCACCATGGTGCCAAATCGTAGCACGCTTTTTGCCTAAAGCATTAAAAGGCTTTTAAGTGTTGGCTATTTAAACACAAACTGTGTGGCAAAACACATGGATAGCAATAATCTAACATTGctcatatattttttgttttgcaaaaagggattcatgttcattcattcattcatcttccgtaccacttgatcctcactagggtcgcggggggtgctggagcccatcccagccgtttccgggcagtaggcgggggacaccttgaatcggttgccagccaatcgcagggcacacagagacgaacaaccattcgcactcacactcacacctcgggacaatttagagtgttcaatcagcctgccatgcatatttttggaatgtgggaggaaaccggagcacccggagaaaacccacgcaggcccggggagaacatgcaaactccacacagggaggctggagctggaatcgaacccggtacctctgcactgtgaagccgacgtgctaaccactggacttcatGTTACTGTAGTTTATTATACTGctccccggtggccaagtttttttctaaaattaGTTGTGTTTTTCTAAAGTAAAATATTATAGAGTGCGACCGTCCTTTAAAAAAGGATGATacattttttgttagttttttttaggggacgctggaacggattaatggtgtttccattcatttcattgggagCGGATAATTTCCAATGCGACCGGTTTGagttttcatcatttcatcacAGCCTAGCATAAAAGCACGGAGGTCTTTTACCAGGAGCTCTTGTGGTGACTCAGAATCCATCCCTTGCTCCTTCCACAAACACgcggacgcacgcacgcacgcacacacacacacacacacacacacacacacacacacacacacacacacgagtatcacgacccttgtgaggataaagcggatcggaaaatggatggatgataaaatGAGGCTGTTTTTagtctttttggaatgtggttgaAGATGAATTCATTGTTCCATTCTCGTCGATGTCTTGTGTctcgcttgatttttgtttCCGTCGTCTCCAAGTGTGTTTTTTCTTGCCACAGACACGCCTCAGACGTGCGTGATCCACGTCACGCAGCTGGAGAGGGACACCATCCTCGTCTGCCTGGACCGTGAGTCCACCTGCAGGTCTTTACGACGACTCCCGGTAAAGCAAACGCTTCTCATTTCTCGTTTCTCCGAATCAGGGTGTATCAAGATCGTCAACCTCCAGGGCCGACTGAAATCCAGCAGGAAGTTGTCGGCCGAGCTCACGTTCAACTTTCAGATCGAATCCAcaggtcaggaaaaaaaatatttgaaacgcATTCAACTCGAAGTTAAAGTAGTagctgtacttaaatgaaaggCAACGATATTCTGTGgtagccattttggtttttctttACAGTTTGTCTCCAGGATAGCGTGTTGGCCTTCTGGAGGCATGGCATGCAGGGGCGGAGTTTCAAGACCAACGAGGTGAGCCGGGTTTCTTTTTGCAGAAATCACATCactgtggttttgttttgtttttgtatgttatgtaaatctgtttttttttttgtgcattgccTCAAGATCACGCAGGAGATCTCGGACAGTACGCGTATCTTCAGACTACTGGGGTCAGACAGGTGGGCATAtgtgcatgcgcacacacacacacacacacacacacacacacacacacacacacacacacacactctgtggGACATTGTCTGATGCCTTCTGACAAAAAGACGAGATGACCACAGAGATCCTCATGACAGAGGCGTCACTCTGGCAAGGTATCCCTGACTCTCTGTTGGGAATTTTGAGGCCTGCTGACATTGAACATTTTGGACTGTTGgagaggaagtgtgtgtgtgtgggtgggggggtgtttttttgttttttgtgggtaaGGGGACGGTTCTTGCTTGGTGAGAGTGAAGACGCCAAAAGTCTACTAGTGTTGCTTTGAACAGTGGTGATGAATCACTGTTTGGCCATGTTCATTCAAACGCGCGGgcatttttcaaactttttgggggggatgggggggcttCCATGGGTCAGTGAAGTAAATAACGcaaaaatactttgttttgcacttgacagcctgcaaatcattttagtttttaatccATTCTCATCTCTATGCGcatatttgttctttttcagGGTGGTGGTGCTGGAGAGTCGGCCGACCGACAACCCGACAGCCCACAGCAACCTGTACATCCTGGCGGGCCACGAAAACAGCTACTGACACACTCGCTCacgcacacagatacacacacacatgctaacaggacacccccccctccccactccccCTGCATTAAGAGCCTAGCAACTAGCAAAGGGGAatgcaccccctcccccacccccccgccccttcaccTGCAACCCCCTTTCCAGTGTCTGAGAGACGCCGCGGTGCATTCAAGGGCAGATGACTTACGTAAGACACAATCCTGCTCATGATGCCCAACCAGGAGGTCGAACCTCCCACACCACTTGTACTACTTCGTTGTACACATTGCGCTACTACTGCGGCCATCTTGCACAGACCCAGCCCCctcacttttatttattgtggCATGATGTTAATCCGCCGGCAGGACGACAACTCTCCTGGTTTTATTGTgcgtggaggggaaaaaaaaacaaaaaagaggagAAGGCTTTCGGCCACCT containing:
- the LOC127610337 gene encoding mitogen-activated protein kinase kinase kinase kinase 3-like isoform X11, producing the protein MMNASVDLSRRNPQEDFELIQRIGSGTYGDVYKARNVNTAELAAIKVIKLEPGEDFAVVQQEILMMKDCKHSNIVAYFGSYLRRDKLWISMEYCGGGSLQDIYHVTGPLLESQIAYMSRETLQGLYYLHNKGKMHRDIKGANILLTDNGYVKLADFGVSAQITATLAKRKSFIGTPYWMAPEVAAVERKGGYNQLCDIWAVGITAIELAELQPPMFELHPMRALFLMTKSNFQPPKLKDKVKWTDNFHHFVKVALTKNPKKRPTAEKLLQHPFVSQPLSRTLAKELLDRAKNPDHNSYNDFDDDDPEPESPVSVPHRIRSTSRSTREGKTLSEINFGQVKFDPPLRKETEPHHEPCDSEPYLDCVEELYYTARSNLDLQLEYGHESPCLLGGNKSLLKSVEEELQQRGHVAHLGDDEDEEDDGADDDETHTHKMNTILRPKVPPPLPPKPKSISSPQPKQDDSQSHSEDDSGGGGTIKRCPAPQTASPAKPASNVPPRPPPPRLPPHRRSSLGNGLSASHNGERNSPADRQQSTMPPSVPIRKDKKDVPMPSSNGLPPTPKVHMGACFSKVFNGCPLKIHCATSWINPDTRDQYLIFGAEEGIYTLNLNELHETTMEQLFPRRCTWLYVMNNNLLSVSGKASQLYSHGLPGLFDQARQLQKLPVAIPTHKLPDKMIPRKFAVSTKIPDTKGCQKCCVVRNPYTGHKYLCGAFQSHVMLLEWVESMQKFMLIKTIDFPLPCPLEVFEMLVVPEQTYPLICVAVSKGSELNQVVRFGTVNPNPNATSSWFTETDTPQTCVIHVTQLERDTILVCLDRCIKIVNLQGRLKSSRKLSAELTFNFQIESTVCLQDSVLAFWRHGMQGRSFKTNEITQEISDSTRIFRLLGSDRVVVLESRPTDNPTAHSNLYILAGHENSY
- the LOC127610337 gene encoding mitogen-activated protein kinase kinase kinase kinase 3-like isoform X1, whose amino-acid sequence is MMNASVDLSRRNPQEDFELIQRIGSGTYGDVYKARNVNTAELAAIKVIKLEPGEDFAVVQQEILMMKDCKHSNIVAYFGSYLRRDKLWISMEYCGGGSLQDIYHVTGPLLESQIAYMSRETLQGLYYLHNKGKMHRDIKGANILLTDNGYVKLADFGVSAQITATLAKRKSFIGTPYWMAPEVAAVERKGGYNQLCDIWAVGITAIELAELQPPMFELHPMRALFLMTKSNFQPPKLKDKVKWTDNFHHFVKVALTKNPKKRPTAEKLLQHPFVSQPLSRTLAKELLDRAKNPDHNSYNDFDDDDPEPEFKYRGHFLAISPGARRAPRFPARRKSPVSVPHRIRSTSRSTREGKTLSEINFGQVKFDPPLRKETEPHHEPCDSEPYLDCVEELYYTARSNLDLQLEYGHESPCLLGGNKSLLKSVEEELQQRGHVAHLGDDEDEEDDGADDDETHTHKMNTILRPKVPPPLPPKPKSISSPQPKQDDSQSHSEDDSGGGGTIKRCPAPQTASPAKPASNVPPRPPPPRLPPHRRSSLGNETASERSDADTCAPEDDGSFRHFWEWLHTPHTEEELEEAWEVLKEVKEEQEKENEDERNGLSASHNGERNSPADRQQSTMPPSVPIRKDKKDVPMPSSNGLPPTPKVHMGACFSKVFNGCPLKIHCATSWINPDTRDQYLIFGAEEGIYTLNLNELHETTMEQLFPRRCTWLYVMNNNLLSVSGKASQLYSHGLPGLFDQARQLQKLPVAIPTHKLPDKMIPRKFAVSTKIPDTKGCQKCCVVRNPYTGHKYLCGAFQSHVMLLEWVESMQKFMLIKTIDFPLPCPLEVFEMLVVPEQTYPLICVAVSKGSELNQVVRFGTVNPNPNATSSWFTETDTPQTCVIHVTQLERDTILVCLDRCIKIVNLQGRLKSSRKLSAELTFNFQIESTVCLQDSVLAFWRHGMQGRSFKTNEITQEISDSTRIFRLLGSDRRDDHRDPHDRGVTLARVVVLESRPTDNPTAHSNLYILAGHENSY
- the LOC127610337 gene encoding mitogen-activated protein kinase kinase kinase kinase 3-like isoform X9, which translates into the protein MMNASVDLSRRNPQEDFELIQRIGSGTYGDVYKARNVNTAELAAIKVIKLEPGEDFAVVQQEILMMKDCKHSNIVAYFGSYLRRDKLWISMEYCGGGSLQDIYHVTGPLLESQIAYMSRETLQGLYYLHNKGKMHRDIKGANILLTDNGYVKLADFGVSAQITATLAKRKSFIGTPYWMAPEVAAVERKGGYNQLCDIWAVGITAIELAELQPPMFELHPMRALFLMTKSNFQPPKLKDKVKWTDNFHHFVKVALTKNPKKRPTAEKLLQHPFVSQPLSRTLAKELLDRAKNPDHNSYNDFDDDDPEPEFKYRGHFLAISPGARRAPRFPARRKSPVSVPHRIRSTSRSTREGKTLSEINFGQVKFDPPLRKETEPHHEPCDSEPYLDCVEELYYTARSNLDLQLEYGHESPCLLGGNKSLLKSVEEELQQRGHVAHLGDDEDEEDDGADDDETHTHKMNTILRPKVPPPLPPKPKSISSPQPKQDDSQSHSEDDSGGGGTIKRCPAPQTASPAKPASNVPPRPPPPRLPPHRRSSLGNGLSASHNGERNSPADRQQSTMPPSVPIRKDKKDVPMPSSNGLPPTPKVHMGACFSKVFNGCPLKIHCATSWINPDTRDQYLIFGAEEGIYTLNLNELHETTMEQLFPRRCTWLYVMNNNLLSVSGKASQLYSHGLPGLFDQARQLQKLPVAIPTHKLPDKMIPRKFAVSTKIPDTKGCQKCCVVRNPYTGHKYLCGAFQSHVMLLEWVESMQKFMLIKTIDFPLPCPLEVFEMLVVPEQTYPLICVAVSKGSELNQVVRFGTVNPNPNATSSWFTETDTPQTCVIHVTQLERDTILVCLDRCIKIVNLQGRLKSSRKLSAELTFNFQIESTVCLQDSVLAFWRHGMQGRSFKTNEITQEISDSTRIFRLLGSDRVVVLESRPTDNPTAHSNLYILAGHENSY